In Scomber japonicus isolate fScoJap1 chromosome 19, fScoJap1.pri, whole genome shotgun sequence, a single genomic region encodes these proteins:
- the LOC128379786 gene encoding molybdopterin synthase sulfur carrier subunit produces MTTHVTVLYFAKSAELTGVKEEELVAVPTPISSLELWTLLLQRHPRLRLLQDQVVLAVRQQYVAIGDQLVTLGDGDEVAVVPPLSGG; encoded by the exons ATGACGACACAC GTGACCGTTTTGTACTTCGCTAAAAGCGCAGAGCTGACgggagtgaaggaggaggagcttGTTGCCGTGCCGACACCAATCAGCAGCCTGGAACTTTGGACACTGTTGCTACAGCGACACCCGAG acTCCGCCTCCTGCAGGATCAGGTGGTGTTGGCGGTGCGTCAGCAGTACGTTGCCATCGGCGACCAGCTGGTTACCCTGGGAGACGGAGACGAGGTCGCCGTGGTGCCGCCGCTCAGCGGAGGATAA